A genome region from Dolichospermum compactum NIES-806 includes the following:
- a CDS encoding sucrose-phosphate phosphatase, which translates to MAKFLFVTDLDQTLVGDDLALEKLNQWLSKQRRIDGTVICYTTGRSLPLYQQLIAQKELLEPDILVLATGTEIYYPGSETPDSEWKNKISLGWDREQVIEITSRFPCLVPQSPLEQTDFKVSYYTNTKGLSVTLPRLKAIWQNHGLAVQMIDNFGGAFLDILPALANKAASALFLQQRLGFTNEQTLICGDSGNDLSMFENMLCPAIIVGNAEPKILDWHENSPPGNRYLAKSHFANGILEGLKYFGFYRE; encoded by the coding sequence GTGGCAAAATTTTTATTTGTGACTGATTTAGATCAGACTTTAGTTGGTGATGATCTAGCTTTAGAAAAATTAAATCAGTGGTTAAGTAAACAGCGCCGCATTGACGGTACAGTTATCTGTTACACCACAGGGCGATCTCTCCCGCTCTATCAACAACTGATCGCTCAAAAAGAACTCTTAGAACCTGATATACTCGTCTTGGCAACGGGTACAGAAATTTACTACCCAGGCAGTGAAACCCCCGATTCTGAGTGGAAAAACAAAATCTCCCTGGGTTGGGATAGAGAACAAGTAATAGAAATAACCAGCCGATTTCCTTGCCTAGTCCCCCAATCTCCCTTAGAACAAACGGACTTTAAGGTTAGTTATTATACTAATACTAAAGGATTATCAGTAACACTTCCGCGATTAAAAGCTATTTGGCAAAATCATGGTTTAGCAGTACAAATGATAGATAACTTTGGGGGTGCATTTTTAGATATCTTACCAGCATTAGCAAATAAAGCTGCATCTGCTCTTTTTCTGCAACAACGGTTAGGTTTTACTAATGAACAAACTCTTATTTGCGGAGATTCAGGTAATGATCTATCTATGTTTGAAAATATGCTTTGTCCCGCTATTATCGTTGGTAATGCCGAACCAAAAATATTAGATTGGCATGAAAATTCCCCACCAGGGAATCGCTATCTGGCAAAAAGTCACTTTGCAAATGGCATTTTAGAAGGATTAAAATATTTTGGATTTTACAGAGAATAA